Proteins encoded in a region of the Podarcis muralis chromosome 6, rPodMur119.hap1.1, whole genome shotgun sequence genome:
- the FGFR3 gene encoding fibroblast growth factor receptor 3 isoform X3 has protein sequence MAEAGRGSAATTTHGGLPRSERRGMIAAWGAWSCFFLVATVHSLPAARIPIPDPEETPTRAPLDYLRTDTTFLEELVVGSGENIELLCNSPVSSMSVFWYKDGIGISPTNRTHLVQKLLRIINVSYDDSGLYSCKPRHSTEMLRNFTVRVTDSPSSGDDEEEDEDEDDSEDGVAPYWTRLEIMDRKLLAVPAANTVRFRCPAAGNPSPSIHWLKNGKEFKGEHRIGGIKLRHQQWSLVMESVVPSDRGNYTCVVRNKYGIIWHTYQLDVLERSPHRPILQAGLPANQTVVIGSDVKFLCKVYSDAQPHIQWLKHVEVNGSKYGPDGTPYVTVLKSLISANAEADAYLNLSKVTEQDEGEYLCRANNFVGRAEKSFWLHIDKSKPEKRVAVDDSSSLYAGILSYGTGFVLFILVAVVVVIYRIKRPSKKPINTTTVQKVSKFPLKRQQVSLESNSSMNSNTPLVRITRLSSSDGPILANVSELELPADPKWELARSRLTLGKPLGEGCFGQVVMAEAMGIDKEKPNKPITVAVKMLKDDATDKDLSDLVSEMEMMKMIGKHKNIINLLGACTQDGPLYVLVEYASKGNLREYLRARRPPGMDYSFDTCKLPEEQLTFKDLVSCAYQVARGMEYLASQKCIHRDLAARNVLVTEDNVMKIADFGLARDVHNIDYYKKTTNGRLPVKWMAPEALFDRVYTHQSDVWSFGVLLWEIFTLGGSPYPGIPVEELFKLLKEGHRMDKPANCTHDLYMIMRECWHAVPSQRPTFKQLVEDLDRVLIVTSTDEYIDLSVPFEQYSPTDQDTQSACSSGDDSVFAHDLLSDEPCLPKQQGNGIVRT, from the exons ATTATTTAAGGACCGATACAACATTCCTTGAAGAACTGGTGGTTGGCAGCGGCGAGAACATCGAACTCCTGTGTAACTCTCCAGTCTCTTCTATGTCTGTCTTCTGGTATAAAGATGGCATTGGGATTTCACCTACTAACCGAACTCATCTTGTCCAGAAGTTGTTAAGGATTATCAATGTATCTTACGATGACTCTGGCCTGTACAGCTGTAAGCCAAGGCACTCCACtgaaatgctcaggaacttcacAGTACGAGTGACAG ATTCTCCATCGTCAGGTGATGATGAagaggaagatgaagatgaagatgactCTGAAGACGGAG TTGCTCCTTACTGGACCCGTCTCGAGATAATGGATCGGAAGCTTCTGGCTGTTCCTGCTGCAAACACTGTTCGCTTTCGCTGCCCGGCTGCTGGGAATCCCTCTCCTTCTATACACTGGCTGAAAAATGGCAAAGAATTCAAAGGAGAGCACCGTATTGGGGGCATCAAA TTGCGACATCAGCAGTGGAGCCTTGTCATGGAAAGTGTGGTTCCATCAGATCGAGGCAACTACACCTGTGTAGTGCGGAATAAATATGGCATCATTTGGCATACCTACCAGCTTGATGTCCTTG AAAGATCACCCCACCGTCCTATTCTCCAGGCAGGATTGCCTGCTAACCAGACTGTGGTGATAGGGAGTGATGTTAAATTCCTGTGCAAAGTGTACAGCGATGCCCAGCCTCACATCCAGTGGCTGAAACACGTGGAGGTCAATGGAAGCAAATATGGACCAGATGGGACTCCATATGTCACTGTCCTAAAG TCTCTGATCAGTGCAAACGCTGAAGCCGATGCTTACCTAAATTTGTCTAAAGTGACAGAACAAGATGAAGGCGAATATCTATGTAGAGCCAACAATTTCGTAGGCAGAGCCGAAAAATCATTTTGGCTCCACATTGACAAATCAAAACCAG AAAAGCGAGTTGCCGTGGACGATTCCAGTTCCCTTTATGCAGGCATCCTCAGCTATGGGACTGGCTTTGTTCTTTTCATCTTGGTGGCCGTGGTGGTGGTTATCTATAGAATTAAAAGGCCCTCCAAAAAACCGATTAACACCACTACTGTTCAGAAAGTCTCCAAGTTCCCACTCAAGAGACAG CAGGTATCTTTGGAGTCCAACTCCTCCATGAATTCCAATACTCCTCTAGTCAGGATCACCCGCCTTTCCTCCAGTGATGGACCAATCCTGGCAAACGTCTCAGAGCTTGAGCTGCCTGCTGACCCTAAGTGGGAACTGGCAAGATCTCG CCTGACTCTAGGAAAGCCATTGGGCGAAGGCTGCTTTGGTCAAGTGGTAATGGCAGAAGCAATGGGGATCGATAAAGAGAAACCGAACAAGCCTATCACTGTCGCTGTCAAGATGCTGAAAG ATGACGCCACGGACAAAGATCTTTCTGACTTAGTCTCAGAAATGGAAATGATGAAGATGATTGGGAAGCACAAGAACATCATTAATCTCTTGGGGGCCTGCACACAGGATG GTCCTCTCTATGTGCTGGTGGAATATGCATCAAAGGGGAACTTGCGAGAATACCTTAGAGCCCGCCGGCCACCTGGCATGGATTACTCTTTCGATACCTGCAAGCTGCCAGAGGAACAGTTAACATTTAAAGACTTAGTCTCCTGTGCCTACCAGGTGGCACGAGGGATGGAGTACCTGGCATCTCAGAAA TGTATCCATAGGGACTTGGCAGCTAGAAATGTTTTGGTCACGGAAGACAATGTGATGAAGATAGCTGACTTTGGCCTTGCCAGAGATGTTCACAACATTGATTATTACAAGAAGACAACCAAT GGTCGACTGCCTGTGAAATGGATGGCTCCAGAAGCATTGTTTGACCGTGTGTATACGCACCAGAGTGATGT ATGGTCCTTCGGAGTGCTGCTATGGGAGATCTTCACTTTGGGAGGCTCCCCCTATCCAGGAATTCCAGTTGAGGAACTCTTCAAGCTTCTAAAGGAAGGCCATCGCATGGACAAGCCAGCAAACTGCACCCATGATTT GTACATGATTATGAGGGAGTGCTGGCATGCTGTGCCTTCCCAGCGGCCAACCTTTAAGCAACTAGTTGAAGACCTGGATAGAGTCCTGATAGTGACCTCAACTGAT GAGTACATTGACCTGTCAGTGCCTTTTGAGCAATATTCGCCTACGGACCAGGATACCCAGAGTGCCTGCTCTTCAGGAGACGACTCTGTATTTGCACACGACCTTCTCTCCGATGAACCCTGTCTTCCCAAACAGCAAGGAAACGGCATCGTCAGGACATGA